GCAATTTGATGATGTTTGGGCAAAAGTTGGTTCAAAAAATCAATCAAAAGGTCTTTGTTTGCTTCTTCTCCAAAAAGTTTTTTGAAGCCAAAATCAGTATAGGGATTGATGTATTTTGCCATTGTCGTATTTCTTTTTGTTCGCTTGCGAAGTTACGAATTTTTGGGCTACTTTTGAGGATTTTTCTTTTAAAATTGCACCCGAAATGCCACCGTTACACACAAGCCCTTGCGCATTTTCAAAGTTTTTATACGCTTCTATCCGTTGTAAGTTACCCCTTTTTTCCAAAGGGCGCAATTTTTTCTTACTTTTTTGTTGCCAAAACTTACAGGCCTATTAGTAACCAAATAGTTTTCTATTTCTCACAAAGATACAAAAAAAAGAAAAAGCAAGTTCCAAAAGTGGGAGCTTGCTTTTTTGGATTGCCCTACGCACAAAGTTTATAGAAAGCACAAAAACCTAAAATTAGCACATTAGCCCGCCTTTTCGCAAACATAATGTTGTGGGCTGTTCTTTTATTTGTCGTACTCATTTTCATTCGCAAGAAACACTATTTTATGTATAATCTTATCAAGTTCATTAGCTGCTTGTAGCATACTGTCAATATATTTACTTTTCATTTCTTCGGTTTCATTTTTATAGTTTTTAAGCAAGTCACAAAGTCCTAAAATACTGGCAACAGGTCTGCGAAGTTCGTGAGATTGTTGCCACGATATTTGTTGTAAGGCTTCGTTTTGCTTTAATACCACTTCTTCTTTCTCTTTGCGTTTTGTAATATCAAGTACATTGTGGGCAATACCAATTATAATATGCTCATCGTCATATACGGGATACAAACTTAGTTTCCAATAATTTTTATTATATTTGTAATCCATAGTAATATGCTCTCCTGACAAAACTCTTTCAAAATAATCTCTAAATTCTTCTTGATATTCAGGTAAAGTATAGTCAAATACATTATCTCCAAGTTGTGCCTCTTTGCCGAAAAATTGTTTAGTAAATCCTTTTGCTACTTGATTGCCAAAACGTACCAAAAAATTTTTATCTATGAATGTTATGGCTTCGGTTGTACTGTTATAAATAGCACGCAATATATAATCTTGCTCTTTCATTTTCCTCTCTGCTTGTTTTCTATCATCAATATTCACAGTTTTGAGTGTAACGCCTATGAGTTCTTGGGTTGCTTCTTTATAAACAGGCAAAAAATAATCTTCAAACCAAGTTTCCTTACCTTGTATAGTCCTTTTTACTTCTGTCACAGTTGCTTGACCTTGCATTGCTTTTTCAAATAAATCCATTAAAACATTTTTACTTTCTAAACTAATGAAATCTCTTACATCTTGATTGATTACCAATATTCTATGAACGTAATCGTATCTCATTATCTTTGCAACTTCATTAAAATGTAATATTTTATAGTCTTTATTTATCAAAATATAACCATTGTGCGTGCTTTCTAAAATTGCTTTTAATTTATTTGTCGTATCTTCTAAGGCAAATTGCTTTTTCTTTTCTTGGGTAATATCTTTGAAAAACACCGTCAAACCTTCTTGCGAAGAATAACAAACCGTGCTAAACCACTTATCCAAATCTGCCCGATAATCTTCAAAAGTTACCGTTACATACTCATTCATTGCTTTGCGGTAGGCAGTGGGATAGTTGTAATCGGGTGTGTCTGGAAATAAATCCCAAATTGTATGTCCTAAAAGTTTTTCTCTTGGAATGCCTAATATTTGTTCTGCTACTGTATTGATTTTGATAAATTTCCACTCACGATTGAGTACATAAAAACCGTCTGTGATTTCCTCTATCATTGTTTCTACTTTCTGGGCAAATTCTTTGGCTTGTCTGCTTGCTTTTTCAGTTTCTGTGATGTCGTGTCCCAAGCAAAGTATGCCTACGGGATTTTTGT
Above is a window of Hugenholtzia roseola DSM 9546 DNA encoding:
- a CDS encoding PD-(D/E)XK nuclease family transposase, with protein sequence MAKYINPYTDFGFKKLFGEEANKDLLIDFLNQLLPKHHQIA
- a CDS encoding PAS domain-containing protein — its product is MTKDDIEQLLSECLLRSETYSLVITDLEGRYIYVNEVFKNRFAFVCNDFIGQPSFIAIYPEDHDKCLQAIEQVFQNPDKVVKVNLRKPDTSINDFYWTHWEFSLFKDHNKNPVGILCLGHDITETEKASRQAKEFAQKVETMIEEITDGFYVLNREWKFIKINTVAEQILGIPREKLLGHTIWDLFPDTPDYNYPTAYRKAMNEYVTVTFEDYRADLDKWFSTVCYSSQEGLTVFFKDITQEKKKQFALEDTTNKLKAILESTHNGYILINKDYKILHFNEVAKIMRYDYVHRILVINQDVRDFISLESKNVLMDLFEKAMQGQATVTEVKRTIQGKETWFEDYFLPVYKEATQELIGVTLKTVNIDDRKQAERKMKEQDYILRAIYNSTTEAITFIDKNFLVRFGNQVAKGFTKQFFGKEAQLGDNVFDYTLPEYQEEFRDYFERVLSGEHITMDYKYNKNYWKLSLYPVYDDEHIIIGIAHNVLDITKRKEKEEVVLKQNEALQQISWQQSHELRRPVASILGLCDLLKNYKNETEEMKSKYIDSMLQAANELDKIIHKIVFLANENEYDK